In a single window of the Bradyrhizobium erythrophlei genome:
- a CDS encoding ABC transporter substrate-binding protein encodes MGSPEDSTPELAAAFAKGLAELGYLVGNNVTIERRWARGNYDRLPELLEELVRLNPALIVAGGNVVALAASRATSTIPIVFNIASDPVKLGLAKSFAHPGGNATGIALMTATLTLKRLELIRELLPQNSTVGFLVNPDNQDILQEIKDVARSTGRSMEVAMARNLDDLEQAFTQLAKARVGAVLVANDAFFLSQRLQLVALATRHSLPASYEWREFPAVGGLMSYGPSLRGTYQRVGSYAARILKGAQPSDLPIEQPTEFNLVINSATARALGIHIPPTLLARADEVIE; translated from the coding sequence GTGGGTTCACCCGAGGACTCGACTCCCGAGCTTGCAGCCGCGTTCGCTAAAGGTCTCGCTGAGTTGGGTTACCTCGTGGGCAACAACGTGACCATAGAGCGTCGGTGGGCACGAGGAAACTACGATAGGCTTCCAGAACTCCTAGAAGAACTCGTGCGCCTCAACCCGGCTTTGATCGTGGCGGGAGGCAATGTGGTTGCGCTCGCCGCAAGTCGCGCTACTTCGACCATTCCCATAGTATTCAACATTGCGTCAGACCCAGTGAAGCTGGGGCTGGCAAAGAGCTTCGCTCATCCCGGAGGCAACGCCACCGGCATAGCTCTGATGACAGCGACGCTTACCCTCAAACGTCTTGAACTGATCCGGGAGCTCCTCCCACAGAACTCGACCGTCGGTTTTTTGGTAAACCCGGACAATCAAGACATCCTGCAGGAAATCAAAGACGTTGCACGTTCTACCGGGCGCTCCATGGAAGTCGCCATGGCGCGCAACCTTGATGACCTCGAACAAGCATTTACACAGCTTGCCAAGGCTCGAGTCGGCGCTGTACTCGTCGCCAACGATGCGTTTTTTCTGAGCCAACGTTTGCAACTTGTCGCATTGGCAACTCGTCATTCGCTGCCGGCGTCGTACGAATGGCGCGAGTTTCCGGCGGTTGGCGGATTGATGAGTTACGGGCCGAGCCTCCGCGGAACCTATCAAAGAGTGGGAAGTTACGCCGCCCGTATCTTGAAAGGTGCTCAGCCAAGCGATCTGCCCATTGAGCAACCTACGGAGTTCAATTTGGTGATCAATTCGGCGACGGCGCGTGCCCTGGGCATCCACATTCCGCCCACCCTTCTTGCCCGCGCCGACGAGGTGATAGAATAA
- a CDS encoding tetratricopeptide repeat protein codes for MQRRLSALPLVVSIGIGATSIVHADALTRGTAAYSRGDYIRAARELLPLAQRGNARALGLLGFLYENGFGEPQDSDTAVDFYAQGAVQGDPFAQAMLGLMYDKGHGVPQDFILAYKWLDLATARTQGHERDTYARFRDAIASKLSTDEIIEGQRLALHWTPVGFEPSLRAERGSWEFRHHRD; via the coding sequence TTGCAGCGCCGCCTGTCGGCTCTGCCGCTCGTGGTGTCGATCGGCATCGGTGCAACGTCGATTGTGCATGCCGACGCGCTGACGCGCGGCACTGCGGCCTATTCACGTGGCGATTACATTCGCGCTGCCCGGGAACTGTTGCCTTTGGCGCAGCGTGGAAACGCCAGGGCGCTCGGCCTGCTCGGCTTCCTGTATGAAAACGGGTTCGGCGAACCGCAGGACTCCGATACTGCCGTCGACTTCTACGCCCAGGGCGCGGTTCAGGGGGATCCCTTCGCGCAGGCCATGCTTGGATTGATGTACGACAAGGGTCACGGTGTTCCGCAGGATTTCATCCTCGCGTACAAATGGCTCGACCTCGCCACGGCGCGCACGCAGGGGCATGAGCGGGACACCTATGCGAGGTTTCGCGACGCAATTGCGTCGAAACTATCGACGGATGAAATCATCGAGGGGCAGCGGCTCGCCCTGCACTGGACCCCGGTCGGCTTCGAACCGTCGCTGCGGGCGGAGCGTGGTTCGTGGGAGTTCCGGCATCACCGAGACTGA
- a CDS encoding DUF2061 domain-containing protein: protein MVESDSPGWEGPGVILFRGDTHSRSVLKAISWRTLGTLDTFAISWFLSGKAGLAGSIAALEFATKIVWYYLHERVWAATPWGRR from the coding sequence ATGGTTGAATCTGATAGTCCCGGTTGGGAAGGACCCGGCGTGATCTTATTCCGCGGCGATACACATTCCCGGTCAGTCCTCAAAGCGATCAGTTGGCGAACTTTAGGCACCCTCGACACTTTCGCGATCAGCTGGTTCTTGTCGGGCAAGGCTGGACTTGCGGGCTCGATTGCCGCCCTCGAGTTCGCAACCAAAATCGTGTGGTATTACCTGCATGAGCGCGTGTGGGCTGCCACCCCTTGGGGACGACGCTAA
- a CDS encoding ABC transporter substrate-binding protein: MKRREFITLLGGTAATWPLAASAQPAMPVIGFLSSTPAAAFGNRLRAFGKGLKEEGYIEGRDVAIEYRWAQDQDDRLPALAAELVHRQVTVIVAGGSPSSLAAKAATATIPIVFETATDPVTLGLVASLNRPGGNLTGVTNLNVEVGQKRLELLREILPAATIIAVLVNPSAPAITEQFMRTVQAAAPALGMQLHVLQASTDHDLDTAFAAIGQLQADALVIGPYLFFNSRKEQLGALSLRHAVPAIFIYREFVAAGGLMSYGANEAESYHLVGIYTGKILKGASPGDLPVQRSTKVELIINLKTAKTLGIAVPLALSGRADELIE, from the coding sequence ATGAAGCGACGCGAGTTCATCACGCTTCTCGGTGGCACGGCGGCGACGTGGCCGCTCGCCGCGAGCGCGCAGCCTGCCATGCCGGTGATCGGCTTCCTCAGCAGTACACCGGCTGCGGCGTTCGGAAACCGTCTGCGGGCGTTCGGCAAGGGGCTGAAAGAGGAAGGATATATCGAGGGCCGGGACGTGGCTATCGAATATCGCTGGGCGCAGGACCAAGACGATCGACTGCCAGCGCTCGCGGCCGAATTGGTTCACCGTCAGGTGACCGTGATTGTGGCGGGCGGTAGTCCTTCGTCACTGGCGGCAAAGGCGGCGACTGCCACAATTCCGATCGTGTTCGAGACAGCCACTGACCCGGTCACGCTCGGCCTTGTAGCAAGTTTAAATCGGCCCGGCGGAAACTTGACGGGCGTGACCAATTTGAACGTCGAGGTAGGGCAAAAGCGGCTGGAGCTGCTGCGCGAAATACTGCCTGCGGCAACCATCATTGCCGTCCTTGTCAATCCTTCCGCTCCGGCTATTACCGAGCAATTCATGCGCACCGTTCAGGCGGCGGCTCCTGCCCTCGGAATGCAGCTCCATGTTCTGCAGGCGAGCACCGATCACGACTTGGATACGGCCTTTGCAGCCATAGGCCAATTGCAAGCCGACGCGCTCGTCATAGGCCCCTATCTATTCTTCAATTCGCGTAAGGAACAGCTTGGCGCACTGTCGCTCCGCCACGCGGTGCCCGCGATCTTCATTTATCGCGAGTTCGTCGCGGCAGGCGGCCTGATGAGCTACGGAGCAAACGAAGCGGAAAGTTATCATCTGGTCGGCATCTACACCGGAAAAATTCTCAAAGGAGCGAGCCCGGGTGATCTGCCGGTCCAAAGGTCAACCAAGGTAGAGCTGATAATCAACCTCAAAACTGCTAAGACACTCGGCATCGCCGTTCCGCTCGCGCTAAGCGGTCGAGCCGACGAACTGATCGAGTAG
- a CDS encoding DUF1993 domain-containing protein has product MYYQVISQCTQSLKNLEACLDKAEQHAAAKKFDVGVLMTSRLAPDMQHFTYQIQSACDYVKAAAAWLSGQTPPKHDDNEQTIDELRARIRKTVAFAESVKEAHYAGASERKVKLSWAPGKVIGGEDYLLQMAIPNIFFHIAMAYAILRHNGVNVGKMDFLGPINLVDA; this is encoded by the coding sequence ATGTACTATCAGGTGATTTCGCAGTGCACGCAGAGCCTGAAGAATTTGGAGGCCTGTCTCGACAAGGCTGAGCAGCATGCGGCCGCCAAAAAATTCGACGTCGGCGTGCTCATGACCAGCCGTCTCGCGCCTGACATGCAGCATTTCACCTACCAGATCCAAAGCGCTTGCGACTATGTAAAAGCCGCGGCTGCCTGGCTCTCAGGGCAAACGCCGCCCAAGCACGACGACAACGAGCAGACGATCGACGAACTGCGCGCCCGCATCCGGAAGACCGTCGCTTTCGCGGAGAGCGTGAAAGAGGCGCACTACGCGGGCGCGAGCGAGCGCAAGGTCAAACTCTCCTGGGCGCCCGGCAAGGTCATCGGCGGCGAGGACTACCTGCTGCAGATGGCGATCCCCAACATCTTTTTCCATATCGCGATGGCCTACGCCATCCTCCGCCACAACGGCGTCAATGTCGGCAAGATGGATTTTCTTGGTCCGATCAATCTGGTCGACGCCTGA
- a CDS encoding IS1182 family transposase — protein sequence MKRFVEGADRGQSTLLPECLDEWVEESNCVRVVDCFVDGLDLADLGFEGVEPAATGRPAYHPSVLLKLYIYGYLNRVQSSRRLEREAGRNLEVIWLLGRLVPDDKVIADFRKDNGPAIRRACASFVNLCRQMGLLAKASVAIDGSKFKAVNNRDRNFTRGKIDRRRAQLEESVARYLSQLDTADRQEPSEVLVLKTTRLKEKLDKLKEEMGKLAAYEKQMLASPDHQISLTDPDSRSMATSGRGSGVVGYNVQVAVDTVNHLIVTHDVTNIGSDRSQLANVAREAKAVLQVDKLEAVADRGYFNGEEILACEQAGICVTLPKPMTSGAKSEGRFGKQDFVYVPEEDVYRCPAGEKLKFHYANEEHGQKMRRYWTNACKTCAIKDQCTTGKERRITRWEHEHVLEIVQQRLDQDPQAMRRRRETVEHPFGTLKMRMGATHFLMKTLPKVASEMALSVLAYNLTRVMNIVGTRALLAAIRA from the coding sequence ATGAAGCGCTTCGTTGAGGGTGCCGATCGCGGACAATCGACGTTGTTGCCGGAATGCCTCGATGAGTGGGTCGAGGAGAGCAATTGCGTTCGTGTGGTGGATTGCTTTGTCGACGGGCTCGATCTGGCCGATCTCGGTTTCGAAGGCGTCGAGCCTGCAGCGACAGGCCGGCCTGCCTACCACCCCTCGGTTCTTCTGAAGCTTTACATCTACGGCTATCTCAACCGAGTGCAGTCGAGCCGCCGGCTTGAGCGCGAAGCCGGCCGAAACCTGGAAGTCATATGGCTACTCGGTCGGCTCGTTCCCGATGACAAGGTGATTGCCGATTTCCGCAAGGACAATGGCCCGGCGATCCGCAGGGCATGCGCGAGCTTCGTCAATCTCTGTCGCCAGATGGGTCTGTTGGCGAAGGCGAGCGTCGCGATCGACGGCAGCAAGTTCAAAGCGGTCAATAATCGAGATCGCAATTTTACCCGGGGGAAGATCGATCGCCGGCGCGCGCAACTCGAGGAGAGTGTGGCGCGGTATCTCTCCCAGCTCGATACGGCGGATAGGCAGGAACCGTCCGAAGTGCTGGTGCTCAAGACGACGCGGCTCAAGGAGAAGCTCGACAAGCTGAAAGAGGAAATGGGCAAACTCGCAGCCTACGAGAAGCAAATGTTGGCCTCGCCGGATCACCAAATCTCGCTCACTGATCCCGATAGCCGCTCGATGGCAACAAGTGGGCGTGGCTCGGGCGTCGTCGGCTACAATGTGCAGGTCGCGGTCGACACCGTGAACCATCTGATCGTGACGCACGATGTGACGAATATCGGCTCGGATCGCTCACAACTGGCGAACGTGGCGCGGGAAGCCAAGGCCGTTCTGCAAGTCGATAAACTCGAAGCCGTCGCCGACCGCGGCTACTTCAATGGCGAAGAGATCCTGGCCTGCGAGCAGGCAGGCATTTGCGTGACGTTGCCCAAACCGATGACGTCGGGCGCGAAGTCGGAAGGCCGCTTCGGCAAGCAGGACTTCGTCTATGTGCCGGAGGAGGATGTCTATCGTTGCCCCGCCGGCGAGAAGCTCAAATTCCACTATGCCAATGAGGAACACGGGCAGAAGATGCGCCGGTACTGGACGAACGCCTGCAAGACCTGCGCAATCAAGGATCAGTGCACCACAGGCAAAGAACGCCGCATCACGCGATGGGAGCATGAGCACGTTCTCGAAATCGTGCAGCAGCGGCTGGATCAAGATCCCCAGGCCATGCGCCGCCGGCGCGAGACGGTTGAGCATCCCTTCGGCACGCTCAAGATGAGAATGGGCGCGACGCACTTCTTGATGAAGACGCTGCCGAAGGTCGCGAGCGAGATGGCGCTCAGCGTACTCGCCTACAATCTGACGCGGGTCATGAATATCGTCGGTACAAGGGCGTTGCTGGCAGCGATCAGAGCGTGA
- a CDS encoding ABC transporter substrate-binding protein codes for MRRRDFLGVLGGAVAWPAMAHAQQPTKTVGVLGAGGAAAWAPMIAAFEQRLRELGWINGGNVAIVYRWAEGKSEGFRDIAAEFVKLKVDVILTAGSAVPVAKQVTSTIPIVFAVAVDPVASGFVESLARPGGNVTGLSLQSRDIAPKRIEILREAIPGLSRIAVLANAGYPPSTRESEIVQEIAGKVGIGVSALRINRAVDIAPAIASLNGGSQALYVCTESLVVTNAANINALARSAHVATLWGAREFIRTDGFISYGPNEVDQFRLSADYVDKILKGAKPADLPVAQPTKIDLAINLKTAKALGLVIPESFLVRADEVIE; via the coding sequence ATGCGGCGGCGGGATTTTCTCGGTGTTTTGGGCGGCGCGGTGGCGTGGCCCGCTATGGCGCACGCGCAACAGCCGACCAAGACCGTCGGGGTCCTCGGCGCTGGCGGGGCGGCCGCGTGGGCTCCGATGATCGCGGCGTTCGAGCAACGCCTTCGCGAACTCGGCTGGATCAATGGAGGCAACGTCGCGATCGTCTACAGGTGGGCAGAAGGCAAGAGCGAAGGCTTCCGGGATATTGCTGCTGAGTTTGTCAAGCTGAAGGTTGACGTTATCCTTACGGCGGGAAGCGCTGTTCCGGTAGCTAAACAGGTGACTTCGACGATTCCGATCGTTTTTGCTGTTGCCGTAGATCCTGTCGCCAGTGGATTCGTCGAAAGCCTCGCCCGACCCGGTGGCAACGTCACGGGGCTTTCGCTTCAGTCGAGGGATATCGCGCCAAAGCGTATTGAAATTCTACGCGAGGCCATCCCGGGCCTTAGCCGCATCGCGGTGTTGGCTAATGCAGGGTATCCGCCCTCTACCCGAGAATCCGAGATCGTCCAGGAAATTGCCGGCAAGGTTGGAATTGGGGTTAGCGCTCTCAGGATCAACCGTGCCGTAGATATTGCACCTGCGATTGCGTCGCTCAATGGCGGCTCACAAGCGCTCTACGTGTGCACCGAGTCGCTCGTCGTTACCAATGCGGCCAATATCAACGCCTTGGCGCGTAGCGCTCACGTCGCGACTTTATGGGGTGCGCGCGAGTTTATACGCACGGATGGATTCATATCTTACGGCCCTAATGAGGTGGATCAATTCCGGCTCTCCGCTGATTATGTTGATAAGATCCTCAAGGGTGCAAAGCCAGCCGATCTTCCGGTGGCGCAGCCCACCAAAATCGACCTTGCAATCAACCTTAAGACCGCCAAAGCGCTGGGTCTCGTCATACCAGAGTCGTTTCTCGTGCGTGCCGATGAGGTGATCGAATAG